In a single window of the Magnetococcales bacterium genome:
- a CDS encoding TetR/AcrR family transcriptional regulator has product MTRNPDETRQRLLMAAFEEMHRHGYNAASLNNILARAGMTKGAMYHYFKSKQELGYAVVDEVLRSRLEEGFFSRKGERLPFIDGLLLNMKRAMAERGETLALLGCPLNNLAQEMSSVDEGFRLRVDRVFSWWRGELATGLRQAQALGEVRRDIDPEAVGLFLVAALEGCIGMAKNTQSIETFAQCLSALTSYVNSLRA; this is encoded by the coding sequence ATGACCCGCAACCCCGATGAAACCAGACAACGCCTGCTGATGGCGGCCTTCGAGGAGATGCACCGACACGGCTATAATGCCGCAAGCCTCAACAACATTCTGGCCCGTGCGGGAATGACCAAGGGGGCCATGTATCACTACTTCAAGAGCAAACAGGAGTTGGGATATGCCGTGGTGGATGAAGTATTGCGGTCGCGTCTGGAAGAGGGGTTTTTCAGCCGGAAAGGGGAGCGGCTTCCTTTTATAGACGGACTGCTTCTGAACATGAAGAGGGCCATGGCCGAGCGGGGCGAAACCCTCGCCCTGCTCGGATGCCCCTTGAACAACCTAGCCCAGGAGATGTCATCCGTTGACGAAGGGTTTCGTCTGCGGGTGGATCGGGTTTTCTCCTGGTGGCGCGGAGAGTTGGCCACGGGTTTGCGCCAGGCCCAGGCGCTGGGCGAAGTGCGCCGCGACATCGACCCCGAGGCCGTGGGGTTGTTTCTGGTTGCCGCCCTGGAAGGGTGCATCGGTATGGCCAAAAACACCCAGAGCATCGAGACCTTCGCTCAATGCCTCAGTGCCCTGACCAGTTATGTCAACAGCCTTCGGGCATGA
- a CDS encoding HypC/HybG/HupF family hydrogenase formation chaperone, giving the protein MCLAIPMKIIAIAEDGQTGTVDLDGVRYAVGLMLLDKPAVGDYVIVHAGYAIEKLDTAEADARLALFVSLAEVYERELGQEVVWVAPSPPRGHGA; this is encoded by the coding sequence ATGTGTTTGGCCATCCCCATGAAAATCATCGCCATCGCTGAAGATGGCCAGACGGGAACAGTTGACCTGGATGGGGTGCGCTATGCGGTTGGGTTGATGTTGTTGGACAAGCCCGCCGTGGGGGATTACGTCATCGTACACGCCGGCTATGCCATCGAAAAACTGGACACGGCGGAGGCGGATGCCCGCTTGGCGCTGTTCGTTTCCCTGGCCGAGGTGTATGAACGGGAACTGGGTCAGGAGGTGGTCTGGGTGGCTCCGTCGCCGCCACGGGGCCATGGCGCATGA
- a CDS encoding DegT/DnrJ/EryC1/StrS family aminotransferase: MTSRRDIPFGRPDIDDADRQAVLEVLQQHVLTHGPQCKAFEVEFAAFVGAPAAVTVSSCMAALHLSHMHLGIGPGDEVIVPAQTHVATVHAVELTGAKPVFVDCEIHTGNVDLALVEKAISPRTRAVTVVHFAGIPANMARLRALADAHRLKVIEDCALAVGARFQGRHVGLWGKSGCFSFYPVKHMTTGEGGMLISCHTDELQEMANFRAFNVDRSANRPQAPGVYDVAGVGLNYRMSEMAAALGRSQLRKMPRFLAARAANFHTLQSRLRDIPGLQWLDADGEEAQSSHYCLVAMLPGKMGDKRSEVVERLKEFGVGVSVYYPQPTPRMSYYRNRYGYDARNFPHAEIISDRSIALPVGPHLDATDMHYMGDRLAQLAGEMT; encoded by the coding sequence ATGACATCCAGACGTGATATTCCCTTCGGTCGCCCGGACATCGACGATGCCGACCGGCAGGCCGTTCTGGAGGTGCTCCAGCAGCATGTTCTGACCCATGGTCCCCAGTGCAAGGCGTTCGAGGTCGAGTTTGCGGCGTTTGTGGGCGCCCCTGCGGCAGTGACGGTCAGCTCCTGCATGGCGGCTTTGCATCTGTCCCACATGCATCTGGGCATCGGTCCCGGAGATGAGGTCATTGTGCCGGCCCAGACCCATGTGGCCACGGTGCATGCGGTGGAGCTCACCGGGGCAAAACCCGTTTTTGTCGATTGTGAGATCCATACCGGCAACGTGGATCTTGCGCTGGTCGAAAAGGCCATCTCACCCCGCACCAGGGCCGTGACCGTCGTGCATTTTGCCGGCATCCCCGCCAACATGGCGCGGTTGAGGGCCCTTGCCGATGCGCATCGACTCAAGGTCATCGAGGATTGCGCCCTGGCCGTTGGCGCCCGCTTCCAGGGTCGCCATGTGGGACTCTGGGGCAAGTCGGGTTGTTTTTCCTTCTATCCGGTCAAACATATGACGACCGGCGAAGGAGGCATGTTGATCTCATGCCACACCGATGAGCTTCAGGAGATGGCCAACTTTCGGGCCTTCAACGTGGACCGCAGCGCCAATCGGCCCCAGGCCCCGGGGGTTTACGACGTGGCCGGGGTGGGTCTGAATTATCGCATGAGCGAGATGGCCGCTGCGTTGGGGCGCTCGCAGCTGCGGAAAATGCCCCGTTTCCTTGCCGCACGCGCTGCCAATTTCCATACCTTGCAATCGCGTCTGCGGGATATACCGGGTTTGCAGTGGCTCGATGCCGATGGCGAGGAGGCGCAAAGCAGTCACTATTGTCTGGTGGCCATGTTGCCTGGAAAAATGGGTGACAAACGCTCTGAAGTTGTGGAAAGATTGAAAGAGTTTGGTGTTGGAGTCAGCGTGTACTACCCGCAGCCGACGCCACGCATGAGTTATTACCGGAACCGTTATGGGTACGATGCCAGGAACTTTCCTCATGCCGAAATCATCAGTGATCGTTCCATCGCCCTGCCCGTTGGCCCCCATCTCGATGCAACCGACATGCATTATATGGGCGACCGATTGGCACAACTGGCAGGAGAGATGACATGA
- a CDS encoding Gfo/Idh/MocA family oxidoreductase: MQDDTPHRVGAAVVGLGVGEQHALACLRHPACQLRWVYDLLPKKAHGFVERHGVGRVATSYEEILADPEVQLVCLASFDDMHFQQTVAALQAGKHVFVEKPLCRSRTELAVIHALWRGGQGKLHLSSNLVLRAAPLYDWLRRAIHAGLLGTVYAIDGDYLYGRIHKITEGWRKDLADYSVMMGGGIHLVDLMLWISGQRPSHVHTVGNKVCTHDVAAFRYNDFMAATFTFASGLVGRITANFGCVHRHHHVLRVFGDRGTFVYDDQGPRLHTSRDPALLAAPLALDPLPSHKGVLIPDFVEGLVTGRDATPSVLHEFDLISACSAADDALAAGRAVAIDYMEPMP; this comes from the coding sequence ATGCAGGATGATACACCGCACCGCGTGGGAGCCGCTGTCGTGGGGCTGGGTGTGGGAGAACAACATGCCCTGGCCTGCCTGCGTCACCCGGCTTGCCAGTTGCGCTGGGTTTACGATTTGCTGCCGAAAAAAGCCCACGGGTTTGTGGAGAGGCACGGGGTCGGGCGGGTTGCAACCAGCTACGAGGAGATTCTGGCCGATCCAGAGGTGCAACTGGTCTGTCTTGCCAGTTTTGATGACATGCATTTCCAGCAGACCGTAGCGGCGCTCCAGGCTGGCAAGCACGTGTTTGTCGAAAAGCCTTTGTGCCGGAGTCGAACAGAACTGGCGGTCATCCATGCCCTTTGGCGGGGTGGGCAGGGGAAGTTGCATCTGTCATCCAACCTTGTGTTGCGTGCCGCCCCGCTCTATGATTGGCTCCGCCGTGCCATCCATGCGGGTCTGCTTGGGACGGTCTATGCCATTGACGGCGATTATCTCTACGGGCGTATCCACAAGATTACCGAGGGATGGCGCAAGGATCTTGCGGATTATTCGGTCATGATGGGCGGCGGCATCCACCTTGTCGATCTGATGCTCTGGATTTCAGGGCAGAGGCCGAGCCACGTCCACACGGTCGGCAACAAGGTTTGCACGCACGATGTTGCCGCATTCCGCTACAACGACTTCATGGCTGCGACCTTCACGTTTGCCTCCGGCCTGGTGGGTCGCATCACGGCCAACTTTGGGTGCGTCCACCGCCATCACCATGTGTTGCGGGTGTTTGGTGATCGCGGGACTTTCGTCTATGACGATCAGGGTCCACGTCTCCACACCAGCCGCGATCCGGCCCTGCTGGCGGCCCCGTTGGCGCTGGATCCGCTCCCGTCCCATAAAGGGGTTCTCATCCCGGATTTTGTGGAGGGTTTGGTGACGGGCCGGGATGCAACCCCGTCGGTCTTGCACGAGTTTGACCTGATCAGCGCTTGTTCCGCAGCCGACGACGCGCTCGCGGCGGGTCGGGCCGTGGCGATTGACTATATGGAACCGATGCCATGA
- the hypD gene encoding hydrogenase formation protein HypD: MNYMDGFRRLEAAVHFRARLAGHGRALAGQGRKVHLMEVCGSHTMAIARYGIRGFLPEQVALVSGPGCPVCVTDPGLIDVAITLAGQGVIVATFGDMVRVPGSHATLAKARAAGGRIEICYSPLQALQLAIHHPESEVVFLAVGFETTIAPIVAMLDTAMRQGVANLSLLTAFKLVPPALDALLADPDIRIDGLLCPAHVSAIIGADAYRPYAERHGVACVVAGFEPLDILYGLDGLVEQLVTNKPCVDNQYSRVVKAEGNRQAQRLMAHYLEPAAAAWRGLGSIPESALVLRRQFARYDALQRHGLTLQPGRHNPRCLCGEVLKGKIRPRECSLFGVACLPEQPLGPCMVSSEGSCAAEYKYEEC, encoded by the coding sequence ATGAACTACATGGACGGTTTTCGCCGCCTGGAGGCTGCCGTTCACTTTCGTGCGCGCCTGGCCGGTCACGGTCGTGCGCTGGCCGGACAGGGACGCAAGGTCCATCTCATGGAGGTGTGCGGCAGCCACACCATGGCCATTGCCCGCTATGGCATCAGGGGTTTTCTTCCCGAGCAGGTGGCATTGGTCAGTGGCCCGGGTTGCCCGGTGTGCGTGACCGATCCTGGCTTGATCGACGTGGCCATCACCCTGGCCGGGCAGGGGGTGATCGTGGCCACCTTCGGGGATATGGTTCGGGTTCCCGGTTCCCATGCCACCCTGGCCAAAGCCCGGGCAGCGGGGGGACGCATCGAAATTTGTTACTCGCCGCTGCAAGCCCTGCAACTGGCGATTCACCATCCGGAAAGCGAAGTGGTCTTTCTGGCGGTGGGGTTTGAAACCACGATCGCGCCGATTGTGGCCATGCTGGATACGGCCATGCGCCAGGGCGTTGCCAATCTCTCCTTGTTGACGGCTTTCAAGCTTGTCCCGCCTGCCCTTGACGCCTTGCTGGCCGATCCTGACATCCGCATCGATGGTCTGCTCTGTCCAGCCCATGTCAGCGCCATCATCGGCGCCGATGCCTATCGCCCCTACGCCGAACGGCACGGGGTGGCCTGCGTGGTGGCCGGGTTTGAACCCCTGGACATCCTGTATGGCCTGGATGGTCTGGTCGAGCAACTGGTGACGAACAAACCGTGTGTGGACAATCAATACAGTCGCGTCGTCAAAGCCGAAGGCAACCGGCAGGCGCAACGACTCATGGCACACTATCTGGAGCCCGCTGCCGCCGCCTGGCGGGGTTTGGGGAGCATACCGGAAAGCGCCCTGGTGCTGCGGCGGCAGTTTGCCCGATACGACGCATTGCAACGCCACGGTTTGACTCTGCAACCGGGACGGCACAATCCACGCTGCCTGTGTGGAGAGGTTCTCAAGGGCAAGATACGTCCGAGGGAGTGCTCCCTTTTTGGCGTGGCATGTTTGCCGGAACAACCTTTGGGACCATGCATGGTCAGCTCCGAAGGGAGCTGCGCGGCTGAATACAAATACGAAGAGTGCTGA
- a CDS encoding HAMP domain-containing histidine kinase: MSEAETQSVQGRNPFFAGEADHICEEGMRATEMSERSAWFIQTRWISVILCSLAAIGATQLPLGRMAGCTIDFRYFLVVSTLLAGSNLIYRRLAKAMVADPSAKRPMCRFLAVQVVTDFINLSILTYGLGGVETPVLILFLPHIILVTLFFSRFYSFIMTWVGTLFATLPMLLEYQGIIPTLSIFDTARKVARISSNPVITAGYTLGIAAAYLVCWYLVSTITASLRLREQELEQAYARLQLLAQEKSQVTLRATHELKAPFAAIKSYVYTLRDGYCGALPEKAQAVVVRIGERCDLLMEKISDIIHLSNLRTATPASSPLAEVDLGAVVGKEVEETRLIGQVRSITVQLQAGEVNHPIMAAQEHLHTLVSNLLRNAVNYSKPGGVVEVALDLRERHIVLHIQDHGIGIPTEHLDKIFDEHFRSNNAVRHNPNSSGMGLALVKEIVRLHGGDIQVSSQLGEGSRFSVTFPRLQHQPKTGDEHG; encoded by the coding sequence ATGTCTGAAGCCGAAACGCAGTCGGTGCAGGGTCGCAACCCCTTCTTCGCCGGGGAAGCCGATCACATTTGTGAAGAAGGCATGCGCGCCACGGAGATGTCCGAGCGAAGTGCCTGGTTCATTCAAACCCGTTGGATCTCAGTGATTTTATGCTCCTTGGCAGCCATTGGGGCCACTCAGTTGCCCCTCGGGAGGATGGCTGGATGCACCATCGATTTTCGGTATTTTCTGGTCGTTTCCACACTGCTGGCTGGCAGTAACCTGATTTATCGGCGGCTGGCGAAAGCCATGGTGGCCGACCCGTCGGCCAAGAGGCCAATGTGCCGGTTTCTTGCCGTCCAGGTGGTGACGGATTTTATCAACCTGTCGATTCTCACCTACGGTTTGGGGGGTGTCGAGACGCCGGTCCTGATTCTCTTTCTGCCGCACATCATCCTTGTGACCCTGTTTTTTTCGCGATTTTACAGCTTCATCATGACGTGGGTGGGAACTTTGTTTGCCACTCTGCCCATGTTGTTGGAATATCAGGGAATCATTCCGACGCTCTCCATTTTCGACACGGCACGGAAGGTGGCCCGTATCAGCTCCAATCCGGTGATCACGGCGGGATACACCCTGGGTATCGCGGCAGCCTATCTTGTTTGTTGGTATCTGGTCAGCACCATCACCGCAAGCCTGCGCCTGCGCGAACAGGAGTTGGAACAGGCGTATGCGCGTCTGCAACTTCTTGCGCAGGAAAAATCCCAGGTCACCTTGCGGGCAACCCATGAACTGAAGGCGCCCTTTGCTGCCATCAAAAGTTATGTCTACACCTTGCGGGATGGCTATTGCGGCGCCTTGCCGGAAAAAGCGCAAGCGGTGGTGGTGCGGATCGGCGAGCGGTGCGATCTGCTCATGGAAAAAATTTCCGATATCATCCACCTGAGCAACCTGCGCACGGCTACACCCGCAAGCTCACCCCTGGCTGAGGTCGATCTCGGAGCTGTCGTGGGCAAGGAGGTGGAAGAGACACGGCTGATTGGACAGGTGCGGAGCATCACGGTTCAGCTTCAGGCGGGAGAGGTGAACCATCCCATCATGGCGGCGCAGGAGCATCTGCACACTCTGGTCTCCAATCTGTTGCGCAATGCGGTCAACTATTCCAAGCCTGGTGGTGTGGTCGAGGTTGCCCTTGACCTTCGGGAACGGCATATCGTCCTGCATATCCAGGATCATGGCATCGGCATTCCCACTGAACATCTCGACAAGATTTTCGATGAACACTTCCGATCCAACAACGCCGTTCGCCACAACCCCAACAGCAGCGGCATGGGGCTGGCGTTGGTCAAGGAGATCGTCCGGTTGCACGGGGGCGATATTCAGGTATCCAGCCAACTTGGCGAGGGTTCACGCTTCAGCGTCACCTTCCCACGTTTGCAGCATCAACCCAAGACGGGAGACGAACATGGCTAA
- a CDS encoding hydrogenase maturation protease: MPELTVVGIGSRYGRDDAVGLLLVETLSASATRHVRTQVWENADALTLVHDLLELTGPVLVVDCADMGLKGGEWRFLTWQEGRCRYHRSSVSTHGLGMAEALAMARDLGFTHPIHLFGVQPFDLSPFQGLTTEMQGFFSAALQALEATICRLLGVVDSAIAPICRRAGRESCVWPSP, translated from the coding sequence ATGCCAGAGTTGACCGTGGTGGGTATCGGGAGCCGGTATGGGCGCGATGATGCGGTGGGGCTGCTGCTGGTGGAGACCCTGTCGGCGTCGGCCACCCGCCACGTCAGGACGCAAGTATGGGAAAATGCCGACGCCCTGACCCTGGTGCATGACCTGCTCGAACTGACCGGTCCGGTCCTTGTCGTCGATTGCGCCGATATGGGGTTGAAAGGTGGGGAGTGGCGCTTTCTGACCTGGCAGGAGGGGCGCTGTCGGTATCACCGCAGTTCGGTCTCCACCCATGGCCTGGGCATGGCCGAGGCCCTCGCCATGGCCAGGGATCTGGGTTTTACCCACCCGATCCATCTGTTTGGTGTGCAACCATTTGATCTTTCACCATTCCAAGGTTTGACAACCGAAATGCAGGGGTTTTTTTCGGCTGCGCTGCAAGCGTTGGAGGCGACGATTTGCCGACTTCTCGGAGTCGTGGACTCTGCCATCGCACCCATATGTCGGCGAGCAGGGAGGGAGTCATGTGTTTGGCCATCCCCATGA
- a CDS encoding NTP transferase domain-containing protein: MQKVKVFIQARMSSRRFPGKVLAPFRGRPLIMSVVDAVARVVARDDIVVVTSIEASDDPLALFLATRQVKVFRGELDRVFSRFCAAIQDHPCDWVVRICGDSPLLDPEILALVLNRVDSPADVVTTLAPRTVPRGHAVEMVRAGLFQTLDAHLLTPHEQEHVTPVFYRESGRFRLENVLHPGGDLSGLSYVVDTVEDLHKLEREHAG, encoded by the coding sequence ATGCAGAAGGTCAAGGTGTTCATTCAGGCCCGCATGTCCTCCCGGAGATTTCCGGGCAAGGTGCTGGCGCCTTTTCGCGGACGGCCCTTGATCATGAGCGTGGTTGATGCGGTGGCCCGGGTCGTGGCGAGGGATGACATCGTCGTGGTCACCAGTATCGAGGCCTCCGATGACCCTTTGGCCCTGTTTCTGGCAACTCGCCAGGTCAAGGTTTTCCGGGGTGAATTAGACCGGGTGTTCAGCCGTTTTTGCGCGGCCATCCAGGACCACCCGTGTGACTGGGTCGTGCGCATCTGTGGAGACAGCCCGCTGTTGGATCCGGAAATTCTGGCTCTGGTCTTGAATCGTGTCGACTCTCCAGCGGATGTGGTGACCACCTTGGCTCCGCGAACAGTTCCCAGGGGGCATGCCGTCGAAATGGTGCGCGCCGGGTTGTTTCAAACCCTGGACGCGCATCTTTTGACGCCCCATGAGCAGGAACACGTTACGCCCGTGTTTTACCGGGAGTCTGGCCGGTTTCGGCTGGAAAACGTCCTCCATCCGGGGGGGGATCTCTCCGGTCTGAGTTATGTCGTGGATACCGTGGAGGATTTGCACAAATTGGAGAGAGAACATGCAGGATGA
- a CDS encoding NAD-dependent epimerase/dehydratase family protein codes for MPLYLVTGGAGFIGSHLVERLLRQGDQVRVLDDLSTGSLANVPPGVEFIQGDVACAKPVREAMWGVVGCFHLAAVASVEQSNREWVAVHRVNQTGTIQVFSAVRDLSPDAPIPVVYASSAAVYGDNPVMPLTEAMCPTPMTAYGADKLGCELHARAAGLVHKIPSMGLRFFNVYGPRQDLYSPYSGVISMFMERAQRGENLKIFGDGHQVRDFVFVQDVVEMMIRAMARAHMGGVVLNVCTGRATSILELAGLVNRLCGNPLPVVHHPARPGDIRLSMGDPVQGEKILGLRAGVSLEDGLQILLDWRKKEPQTRLTCPG; via the coding sequence ATGCCGCTCTATTTGGTGACCGGAGGCGCCGGTTTCATAGGGTCTCACTTGGTGGAGCGTTTGTTGCGCCAGGGAGACCAGGTTCGCGTGTTGGATGATCTCTCCACCGGATCCCTGGCGAATGTTCCCCCCGGAGTGGAGTTCATACAGGGTGATGTGGCGTGCGCCAAGCCGGTCAGGGAGGCGATGTGGGGTGTTGTCGGGTGTTTCCACCTGGCAGCGGTCGCCTCGGTCGAGCAATCCAACCGGGAGTGGGTCGCCGTGCATCGCGTGAACCAGACCGGGACGATACAGGTGTTTTCCGCCGTCCGGGATCTCTCACCCGATGCCCCCATACCTGTGGTGTATGCCTCCTCGGCGGCGGTTTATGGCGACAACCCGGTGATGCCGTTGACCGAGGCCATGTGCCCGACACCGATGACGGCCTATGGAGCCGACAAGCTGGGGTGCGAACTCCATGCCCGCGCCGCAGGCCTGGTCCATAAAATTCCCAGTATGGGGCTGCGTTTTTTCAATGTTTATGGTCCACGCCAGGATCTTTATTCTCCCTACTCTGGAGTGATCTCCATGTTCATGGAGCGGGCGCAACGTGGAGAGAATCTGAAGATCTTTGGGGATGGGCACCAGGTACGCGATTTTGTTTTTGTGCAGGATGTGGTGGAGATGATGATCCGGGCCATGGCACGGGCGCATATGGGTGGAGTGGTTCTCAACGTGTGTACCGGGCGGGCTACATCCATTTTGGAGTTGGCCGGCCTGGTGAACCGTCTCTGCGGGAATCCGCTCCCCGTGGTGCATCATCCGGCCCGCCCGGGGGATATACGGTTATCCATGGGGGATCCAGTCCAGGGAGAAAAAATTCTGGGTTTGCGGGCAGGAGTATCCCTGGAAGATGGGCTGCAAATCCTGCTTGACTGGCGGAAAAAGGAGCCGCAAACCCGTTTGACCTGCCCAGGGTGA
- the hypE gene encoding hydrogenase expression/formation protein HypE → MSESILLGHGGGGRLSQQLIAREILPRFGDGPLRTLPDAAALELSSCQIRFSTDSFVVQPLEFPGGNIGDLAVHGTVNDLAVAGAVPRWLSLALILEEGLPLVTLRRVLDALQRAAHQCGVVVATGDTKVVRRGQCDGMYINTSGIGEALPGFSLGVEHLVPGDRILVSGTLGDHGMAVLSAREGLQVHNGPVSDSRPLHRLVQAVQTWAPEIRFMRDPTRGGLAAVLNEMVMGREVGLHVRESALPYAPGTKAMAEVLGLDLLHVASEGCLVLLCAAGVAEKILACWHALPEGVGAKEIGWVTQRRGRVILETSIGGERVVDLPGGELLPRIC, encoded by the coding sequence ATGAGCGAATCCATTCTGTTGGGGCATGGCGGGGGGGGTCGGTTGTCCCAACAACTGATTGCGCGGGAAATCCTGCCGCGTTTTGGCGATGGACCGCTGCGGACGTTGCCGGACGCCGCCGCACTGGAGTTATCCTCTTGCCAGATTCGTTTCTCCACCGACAGCTTCGTGGTGCAGCCCCTGGAGTTTCCCGGCGGCAACATCGGGGATCTGGCAGTACATGGCACGGTCAACGATCTGGCGGTGGCCGGCGCCGTGCCACGCTGGCTCTCCCTGGCCTTGATCCTGGAGGAGGGATTGCCCCTGGTCACCCTGCGCAGGGTGTTGGATGCCCTCCAGCGGGCCGCCCATCAGTGCGGGGTGGTTGTGGCCACCGGAGATACCAAGGTGGTCAGGCGTGGCCAGTGCGATGGCATGTACATCAACACCTCCGGCATCGGCGAGGCGTTGCCGGGTTTTTCCCTGGGCGTGGAGCATCTCGTCCCGGGCGACCGGATCCTGGTCAGTGGTACGTTGGGCGACCATGGTATGGCGGTGCTTTCGGCGCGTGAAGGTCTCCAGGTACACAACGGCCCGGTCAGCGACTCCCGGCCTCTCCATCGTCTGGTGCAAGCCGTGCAGACCTGGGCGCCGGAAATCCGCTTCATGCGCGATCCAACCCGGGGAGGGTTGGCTGCGGTCCTGAACGAAATGGTCATGGGACGGGAGGTGGGTTTGCATGTGCGCGAGAGTGCTCTACCCTATGCGCCCGGGACCAAAGCCATGGCGGAGGTGTTGGGTCTGGATCTGCTGCATGTGGCTTCCGAAGGGTGTCTGGTGCTGCTGTGCGCCGCCGGGGTGGCGGAAAAAATATTGGCGTGTTGGCACGCCTTGCCCGAGGGGGTGGGAGCCAAAGAGATTGGCTGGGTGACGCAGCGACGTGGCCGGGTGATACTGGAAACATCCATCGGAGGAGAACGGGTGGTCGATCTGCCCGGTGGAGAGCTTCTGCCAAGGATTTGCTGA
- the hypB gene encoding hydrogenase nickel incorporation protein HypB, with product MERLHEDRTIHLETRVLAKNAAIAADNRQWLAERNVKAINLISSPGAGKTLLLERTLERLRGRIPCAVIVGDLQTDNDARRLRGKGAPVHQIETGHSCHLDAGQVGRMLAHAVPKGTRLLIIENVGNLVCPAAFDLGEEVKIALLSVTEGEDKPLKYPTLFYQTPVVLITKVDLAPHLVWDRERCRNNILQVRPDAHILELSATQGTGMEVWIQWLERAVYQNV from the coding sequence GTGGAAAGGTTGCACGAGGATCGAACCATCCATCTCGAAACCAGGGTTCTGGCCAAAAATGCGGCCATCGCCGCAGACAATCGCCAGTGGCTGGCGGAGCGCAACGTCAAGGCCATCAACCTGATTTCTTCTCCGGGTGCAGGGAAAACCCTCCTCCTGGAGCGCACCCTGGAGCGTTTGCGTGGCCGTATCCCGTGTGCGGTCATCGTCGGCGATCTCCAAACCGACAACGATGCGCGTCGCCTGCGGGGCAAAGGAGCACCCGTGCATCAGATCGAGACGGGTCACTCCTGTCACCTGGATGCCGGACAGGTAGGGCGAATGTTGGCCCACGCCGTACCAAAGGGGACACGTCTCCTGATTATTGAAAATGTTGGTAATCTGGTCTGTCCTGCCGCCTTCGATCTGGGCGAGGAGGTGAAAATTGCCCTCCTCTCCGTCACCGAAGGTGAAGACAAGCCGCTGAAATATCCGACACTCTTCTATCAAACCCCGGTGGTGCTGATCACCAAGGTGGATTTGGCGCCCCACCTTGTCTGGGACAGGGAGCGGTGCCGCAACAACATTTTGCAAGTTCGCCCCGATGCGCATATCCTGGAACTGAGTGCCACGCAGGGCACGGGGATGGAAGTCTGGATCCAATGGCTGGAACGAGCGGTCTACCAGAATGTCTGA
- a CDS encoding response regulator: protein MAKILVIDDDQDIIDTLTMILESQGYTVATKGDMENLIDEVRAIHPDLILLDIMMPEDSQAGFKAARTLHKDKNVGKIPVLILSAVNQRSNLSFGFSESDIGSDFLPVEAFIEKPVEPKILLHKIEQLLGSH from the coding sequence ATGGCTAAGATTCTTGTGATCGATGACGATCAGGATATCATCGACACCCTGACCATGATTCTGGAGAGCCAGGGTTACACGGTGGCGACCAAGGGGGATATGGAGAACCTGATCGACGAGGTCAGGGCTATTCATCCCGACCTGATCCTCCTGGATATCATGATGCCAGAGGATTCTCAGGCTGGATTCAAGGCGGCGCGAACCCTGCACAAGGATAAAAACGTCGGAAAAATTCCTGTCCTGATCCTTTCCGCTGTCAACCAAAGGAGCAATCTCTCGTTTGGTTTTTCCGAAAGCGACATCGGGTCGGACTTTCTGCCCGTCGAGGCCTTCATCGAAAAACCTGTTGAACCAAAGATTCTGCTCCATAAAATCGAGCAGTTGCTGGGCTCGCACTAG
- the hypA gene encoding hydrogenase maturation nickel metallochaperone HypA, with protein MHELSLATAMVDQVQEIMAREKVRKLVSITVAIGALSGVERESFRFCYPLAIEGTPLDGAELHVEEVPLRLLCLDCGQESQPEEIYLLHCAVCRSGRVEILSGQDFVIRSLEVQ; from the coding sequence ATGCACGAGTTGAGTCTGGCCACGGCCATGGTGGATCAGGTGCAGGAGATCATGGCGCGGGAGAAAGTGCGGAAGCTGGTTTCCATTACGGTGGCCATAGGGGCGTTGAGTGGAGTCGAACGTGAATCCTTCCGTTTTTGTTATCCCCTGGCGATTGAAGGCACCCCCCTGGATGGTGCGGAACTCCATGTAGAGGAAGTGCCGCTTCGGCTCCTTTGCCTGGATTGTGGTCAGGAGTCGCAACCGGAGGAAATTTATCTCCTGCATTGTGCAGTGTGTCGGTCGGGCCGGGTGGAGATTCTCTCCGGCCAGGATTTTGTGATTCGTTCCCTGGAGGTGCAGTGA